TTCTCGATGGGATGATGGGTTTCGTCCGAAGATGGGGCACACGACGCACATGCTTATGTCGTTTCCAATAGGAACGCGGGGCAGGGATGTTCGTGACATTGCATCCGGGGTCGCTGAGCGTTTCTTCGCAAATGACGAACGGAATTTTGATTACATCATCGCCGTTCACGAGGATCGAGATCACCCGCACGCCCATGTCGTCTTAAACCGCCGGTCTCAAGAGGGTGAGTACTTTTTCCTCGGTCGTGATCATCACTTCAACTATGACGATTTCCGCCTAGCCATGGTCGAAGAGGCCGAAAAATATGGTGTTCGGCTGGAAGCCACGCGGCGCTTGGATCGTGGCGAGGTCAACTATGCCCCCAGAACCAAAGAGATTTACGCAGCCAAGGAAGAAAACCGACTTCCTGTTCAGCGTGAACGTGTTGGGCGCGATCTAGACCGAGCGTTGGCCGAGATCGCGAACAACGCGCAGGTGTTCCGTTCTCTCGCCGCTGAGGCGTCAGGTGAGAGCCGGGAAGACATTTCTAACGCCTTAGCTCGCGCCAGTGAAATGCTGGTGCGTGGAGGGAAACTTGAACAGGATGGAGACGTTTATATGGCAATTGAAGAGTCCTTTGACGATCTGAAAAGCCGCTTTTCTGATCGTGCGCAGCGCGTTGAAGAGATGGTGCGTAATGCACCGGCCGACCGGCAGCCAGCGTTGGAAAAGCAGCTTAATAGTATCTATGTTGGCATCGCTGATCAGCAGCCCCTTGGAGTGCGGTCACAAACCCTGCTGGACCGTCCTTCCGATGGTGGCGTGTATTCTGAGGCCAATATCAATTCGGAGGCAGTAGACCAGCTGCGAGATCCGGACGTTCGCGCCCAGGTCGAGACTGCCTTGCGTGGTACCGGTATTTCTAGTGAAGAGGTCATTTCCAGGATCGAGACCGGGGCCAACAATGCAGCGCTTGAGCGCGATTGGCTGGCGAAAGATCTGGAAAGCATAGCCAGAGCTGACGATCTGAACCTTGAACGACGTGAGGATCTGGAGCAAGCCGCCGCTAAGCTCGACCAGGTTCATATTCAGCTCGGGACTGCGCTGGAACGCGCTGAAGTGCTTCGGGATGACGGTGTTGTTGACGATGACCCGCTTGCAGATGTGGACGTTGACAGCCCCGAGTATCAAGAATTCCTGCGTGAAGAAGCAGAGCGGCAGGACAGCGTTGAGAGGGCGTTCGAAGAAACCCGGCTTGAGACTAGTGTTGCGCTGGCTGAAAGCCAAGGTATCGCAGCCCAGGAACGCGACGACGCGATTTCTGAGAGCGTTGCAGCCGAAGTTGCCCGCTTGCGCGCTGAGGGATATTCCAAGGCTCACATCGCGGAACGTAGCTTTGATATTGAAGATGCCGTGACCAGGCGCATCGACAGCAACCCCGAGCTTGTTGGTCTTTCGCCAGATGACCGCCGTGCCTTTGAAGCTCTGGAAGATCGGTTTGCGCGTACTGATTTCAATTATGGCTACTCTGATGACAGCAACGACAGAGAGTATGGGCGCGAAACCGTCCAGGTTGCTAAACGGGATTTCGAAGAGTTCGCAGCCAAGTCTTCAACTCATGCGGCACTGGCGTCGAGGTCATGGGACAAAGCCACAGACATTATTCGGCCTCCAGAAGGTTATGTACCTGAAAACGAGCGTGTTGCCATTCAGGAGCGTGTTGAAACGTCGTCGGAAATTGCCCGTGTTGTAGAGCACGAACGCAATGACAAGATCAATTCGCCTTTCGCTGACGACGCTAGCCGCGAGATTTTCCGTGACGAGATCGAGCGCGATCTGAGCGATGGCCGGCTTGATGCGTTGCGCGAAGGCGATGCCGAAGCTTTGGACGAGATCATAGATGACCGGCTTGACCGTCTCTATGCGGCGAAAGCCTACTTGCAATCGGACGAGGCCACCGCAAGCAGCGACGCCGTTCGTGAAGTGGTTTCCGAGATTGCGGATGAAGAATTCGAAGCGCAACGCCTGAAGCATGTACACAGCGATGCCGAGAAAGGGCAAACCCATGGATAAGGGTAAGATCTTCGTCGGTATCGTGCTTCTGACGCTGGTTTCGCTGGCGATGGGGTATGTTGTGGCGACGGCAGTTCTGTCCTTCAGGGACTTCGGACTGGGCGGCGAGATTGATTTTCTCTGGCTTGCTCAGAACTACTTCGACCTGCGCGACTATCGGCCTAGTGATTTCCGCTTGGTGAACCTGATAATTGGCGGCTTTGGGTTAGCTGGCCTTTTGTTGAGCGCAGTGCTTTCCGGATCTGCGTTGACCAAATTCGGGCGCACCCACTGGCAGAAGGCTCAAGAAATGGGCCGCAACGGCTTCTTTGGACAGCCAGGCACAGGATTTATCCTTGGCAAGATGGGCAAACCTAAGAGCCGTGGAAAGCTGATTACTTCAAAGGTTTTTCCGCACGCGCTAATCGTGGCGCCCACCGGTCGAGGCAAGACCACTGGTTTTGTGATTCCGAACCTGCTGACATTCAACGGGTCTGTCGTGGTCCTGGACGTGAAGGGCGAGAACTACGCAAACACTGCCCGTCATCGAGCATCGCAGGGCGACAAAGTTTTCCGTTTCGCGCCGACGGACTGGCACGACAGGCGTACTCATCGGTACAATCCTCTGTTGCGTATCTACGAACTGGAAGATGCTGACCGTCAGCAAATGGAGCTTCAGCTACTTGCCTCGCTTTTTCTACAGTCTGACAGTGACCGCGTTCAGGGCCTCCTGAAAGGCGGTATTGATTTGTTCGTTGCAGCTGGCTTGCTGGCATTTGAGAGAAAGCGGCCGACCTTGGGCGAGATCTACCGCATCAGTGCGTCCGGCGGTAATAAACAGAAAGAGTTCATGGCACGGCGGGACGAAGTACAGAACCGCGCTGCCAAGCTGATCTTGGAGCGGCTGGCTTCAACCAACAACGACACGCTGACCTCTTATGTTTCGTTGCTCATGACTTCGGGCCTTGATCAATGGAGTAACCCCGCGATCGACGCCGCCACGCGAGAATCGGACTTTGATTTCCGCACGATCCGGAAAAGCCCGTTCAGTGTTTACTTGGTCGTTCAACCCAACATGGTGAAACCATTGGCACCGCTGATCCGGTTGTTCTTTTCAGATCTAATTTCATCGCTCCAGGATAAGGAACCGGGGAAGGACGAGCCATGGCCGGTCATGATCATGCTCGATGAATTCAATCGGCTTGGGAAGATGCCTATCGTGGTTGAGAGCATTGAGACATTGCGTTCTTACAAAGGCCACCTTGCTATTGTGACGCAGACGATCCCAGCACTGGACGAAATCTATGGCGAAAACACACGGCGTGCCCTGCAGGGCAACGCGGGGGTGAAACTCTACCTAACGCCATCGGATGAAAAGACAGTAGAAGAATTGAGCAAAGCTGTAGGTAAGACCACCAAGCGCGTTGTTACCCGGTCACGCCAGATCGGCCGCAACCCATTCGAGGGACGCAGCTTGTCGGAACGCACCGAGGAAACTTCCCTCCTGCCGGAAGATGACGCACGTCGGATGCCTCTGGATGAAATTGTGATGGTTATCGATGCGCAGATGCCGATCAGGGCAAAGCGGATTCAGTATTATGACGACCCGTATTTCAAGGCAATCCACGGCGCTCAAAAGGGCGAACTGCCTTTCCCAGAGTTGCACAAGAAGCCGGTTGAACCCGAAGCGCCGGAAGAACCCGCGGTTGAGGAACAGCCCGGGCAAGCGCCGCAGGAACAAGCTGAGAACCTGTCGGTTGTAGAGACCGCCGCTAAACCTCACCGCGAGAAGCTGGCAACGTCAAAACGCAAGCGGAGACGTTCTAAAGCGGTGACACAGGCTAAGAACGACATGGATCAACGGCAGCGCACGCTTGACCTGAGTGTACAGCAACGGCTTGATCTGCCCGAGCCAGGACAAGCATCAGACGCCGAAATTCAGGCCATGCGCGAGGCCGACGAGAAAATGGCCGCGCTTGAGGCCAATCTGTCGGGAGGGCAGGGGGGCTTGTCCACCACCGCAGCTGTTTAGCGGGGTTCAAGTTGGACCACACCTCATGAAATACCTCGTGATCGTGTCTGTCGTTTTCGGCATTTCAGAGCAGGAACCCGTACTGAAGGTCAGGGTGCTGGACAGTCAAGAGCAGTGCCCGAGCGCAGCCCGGGCACTGCTGGATCAGCTGGACGATCCCTTTGCTGGCACTCAAAGAGTTTCGTGCCGCCCATTGGCCGAAGGCGCCTGAAGGTTCCAGACGGTGAAAAGGCCCGCATCTGCGGGCCTTTTCTATTTCTGGTACGAAGGTTGCGCGCCCGACCGAAAGTGTTTTTTCTCGCATTGTCTCGGCCAGGACAACTTGAGCTTGGCGATCAGCTCGATACGGTTTGCCGCCTTTTCTAACCTTTCGGAGATCTGCTGAACGTCCTCACCAGGTCGAAGCCAAAACCATTCCGTTCCGCGCCGGTCACGCTTTCGAAATGGGTTTCGACGAATGCGCCTCAAGATCAGGGTTTCGCATTTTCGCGCCCAGGGCATCGTCACTGTGGCAACTATCTTCATATCGTCACCAGCAATCCGGTTAAGCTCAGCGCGGCGCTCGATCACTTTCCGCTTGGTGAACCCAATCTTGAACAGACCCGCTTCAGTGTTCGAGCGAAGGAGGTAGACCGTCCCCCAAGGCACACGGGAAAAGCGAAACCAAGGAATCATCGCTGGCTACAGCTTCTTGATTTGGAGAAACGACACATCTTTTTTGGGGTATGCGCGTTGGATCTTTGCCCTGGCTGCCTCTTCGTCGGCTTGCTTCACAATGTGCTTGATCCTGCCTGTCTGACTGACAAGCAGGTCCATTTCAAAATACTTTGTCTTCTCTGAACTCATCTGCTTTCTCGGCATCGTTCTGTGATTAGGTTGTTTTTTGATAAGGCGCTTCGTGTTGCTGAGAGACTGCCGCCCCTTTCAGGCTGGCGGTCTTAGGCTGATCCTATTTCCGGAGGCGGTCGGAGCGATCTGCCATCCGCCGTATTTTCTCACCCGTTCCGGTGGCCGGAGGCGGTGATGCTGGCGCAGGCGAATTGGCTGCGGGGGTAGTGGCGCCCCCGGAAGTGACAGCCTGTCGCGCGCGAAGGCCAACCAGCTCCGAGATTGATGCGGTGCCGTACCGTTGCCTTGCTTGGCTCTGTTGAGATCCAGAAGCGCCCCGCGCGAAGTCATATGCACCACCCATTCCGCTTGTAAGGGCAGGCATCACAATGTTTCCTGAAATCGCCCGAACGATGAACGGCGTCGCTATGATGAAACCTTTTGCCATCAACACCATCATAAAAAACGGGATCAGTGCACCGATATTCGAAGCACCTTCTGGATCGCCAAGTTCTGTAATGAGAGCTGAAGAAACGCCGGTGATCGTGGCAAATACTCCCGCAACCACCACCGGATAGATTGCAAAGGAGATCAGTGCCGAAAGCCAGCGGGAAAAGTAATCCTTGGTAACGTCAAAAAGCGTCAGGAATATCATGACCGGGGCCATACCAATCAAAAGGGCGATCATTAGGCGAGAGGCGACCAAGATAAATGCGGCCAAGCCACCCAGAATCGAAAGAAGAAGAACACCGAGAATGTCGAGCATTGCACCCGCCATCCAGTTCAGCTCAGAGCCAGCAGCATTAAGGTATTCACCCAGCTCTTGAATTAGTCGGTCAAACTCTTCAGCAAATGTACCCGACGGCCCCGGAGTTCCGCCACCGACAGAGGCGACAAGGGAGCCTGCTATGCTGTCGATTCCGTTCAAGACTGCGCTTGTAAAGGAGTTGAACTGTATCCAGTTGGTCGCAAATATCCCCACAAGAGCTATCTTTAGGGCCAGCCAGAATGCGGTTCTGCCGTCCATCGATCGGACCTGGTAGGCCATGTTGATGAACACAAAGATCACCAGCAGAGTTGCTGAAATTGCAATGAGCGTACCAACAGTCGCAGCGACCGCCCCGAATTGGGTTTCGGCAGCAGTGTTCAGGTAGCCCTGGGCGGTTTCCACGAAGTAAGTAACAACACTCATTGCTTAGTCCTCACCAGTTTCCTTGTTCTTTACAGATCGGCTTTGCGATACGGCGAAGGTCGTTGGCGGTCCGACTATACTCTGATGTCAGGTCAATGACCTCCCACCGATCTTTGATCCCCGAGTACCTTTCGGAATAGACCGCCTCCGCCGCTTCCCAGGAAGGAAAGCGAATGTCGCACGCACAATCTTCAGCTTCGGCCACGGCCTGCATACTTTGGGCACGGTAGATCTCTTGCACCAAGTTGCCTCGGTGGGCGTCCCGAGGTGCAATGTTGTCGATCCATTCCGGCTGTGGCGGCTGGTCTGGACAAACGCGCGGCGTGTCGCTGCCCAATGTAGGAACGAATTGCGCCCATGAGGGGGCTGCGGTTGTCAAAAGGATTCCAGCAGTCAATGCGATTGGGATGTTTCTCATCTGGCAGTTCTTTCCCGTTAGGTTTCGTCGTCGTAGAATTCTCTTTTCAGGAATGCTGTGTATGTATTGTCTGGGTTGAACTGATGCACAACCGATACAATCTCAAAGCCTTCGTGACCCCACTCTTTGAGCTTGACCTGCATCGCATCAAAATCCTTCGGGCCGTTAACGACAAAGGACAGTACTTCGTTTTCAAACCTTTTCATGGCCTGCGCCCTCGCTTTGGTTGCCGGGAAGATAAAATTCGGTAATGCCGCGATCCCCTTCATGGCGCCCCGCCTGAATGATCACGTCAATCGAACTTTCGATATAATGTATCATATCCTGATAGGTCATCTGCACATCGGTCTTTAGGGCGGCAATCGCTAAGCGCTGAACCGCCAGCTGCGGTGTTTCCGCGTGGAGAGTGGTCATAGAGCCACCGTGACCTGTGTT
This sequence is a window from Leisingera sp. M658. Protein-coding genes within it:
- a CDS encoding relaxase/mobilization nuclease domain-containing protein, giving the protein MARNDAVKAVTGELFEEGWSRVRGSSQGLNDKRNQMTRAAAGGRSAVFKAIRSGGTHTKAQLANQLEYLTTKSTHIVDSRGVFDGKKTLSADEIKAVTERFASRWDDGFRPKMGHTTHMLMSFPIGTRGRDVRDIASGVAERFFANDERNFDYIIAVHEDRDHPHAHVVLNRRSQEGEYFFLGRDHHFNYDDFRLAMVEEAEKYGVRLEATRRLDRGEVNYAPRTKEIYAAKEENRLPVQRERVGRDLDRALAEIANNAQVFRSLAAEASGESREDISNALARASEMLVRGGKLEQDGDVYMAIEESFDDLKSRFSDRAQRVEEMVRNAPADRQPALEKQLNSIYVGIADQQPLGVRSQTLLDRPSDGGVYSEANINSEAVDQLRDPDVRAQVETALRGTGISSEEVISRIETGANNAALERDWLAKDLESIARADDLNLERREDLEQAAAKLDQVHIQLGTALERAEVLRDDGVVDDDPLADVDVDSPEYQEFLREEAERQDSVERAFEETRLETSVALAESQGIAAQERDDAISESVAAEVARLRAEGYSKAHIAERSFDIEDAVTRRIDSNPELVGLSPDDRRAFEALEDRFARTDFNYGYSDDSNDREYGRETVQVAKRDFEEFAAKSSTHAALASRSWDKATDIIRPPEGYVPENERVAIQERVETSSEIARVVEHERNDKINSPFADDASREIFRDEIERDLSDGRLDALREGDAEALDEIIDDRLDRLYAAKAYLQSDEATASSDAVREVVSEIADEEFEAQRLKHVHSDAEKGQTHG
- a CDS encoding type IV secretory system conjugative DNA transfer family protein, which produces MDKGKIFVGIVLLTLVSLAMGYVVATAVLSFRDFGLGGEIDFLWLAQNYFDLRDYRPSDFRLVNLIIGGFGLAGLLLSAVLSGSALTKFGRTHWQKAQEMGRNGFFGQPGTGFILGKMGKPKSRGKLITSKVFPHALIVAPTGRGKTTGFVIPNLLTFNGSVVVLDVKGENYANTARHRASQGDKVFRFAPTDWHDRRTHRYNPLLRIYELEDADRQQMELQLLASLFLQSDSDRVQGLLKGGIDLFVAAGLLAFERKRPTLGEIYRISASGGNKQKEFMARRDEVQNRAAKLILERLASTNNDTLTSYVSLLMTSGLDQWSNPAIDAATRESDFDFRTIRKSPFSVYLVVQPNMVKPLAPLIRLFFSDLISSLQDKEPGKDEPWPVMIMLDEFNRLGKMPIVVESIETLRSYKGHLAIVTQTIPALDEIYGENTRRALQGNAGVKLYLTPSDEKTVEELSKAVGKTTKRVVTRSRQIGRNPFEGRSLSERTEETSLLPEDDARRMPLDEIVMVIDAQMPIRAKRIQYYDDPYFKAIHGAQKGELPFPELHKKPVEPEAPEEPAVEEQPGQAPQEQAENLSVVETAAKPHREKLATSKRKRRRSKAVTQAKNDMDQRQRTLDLSVQQRLDLPEPGQASDAEIQAMREADEKMAALEANLSGGQGGLSTTAAV
- a CDS encoding GIY-YIG nuclease family protein, which translates into the protein MIPWFRFSRVPWGTVYLLRSNTEAGLFKIGFTKRKVIERRAELNRIAGDDMKIVATVTMPWARKCETLILRRIRRNPFRKRDRRGTEWFWLRPGEDVQQISERLEKAANRIELIAKLKLSWPRQCEKKHFRSGAQPSYQK
- a CDS encoding type IV secretion system protein, producing the protein MSVVTYFVETAQGYLNTAAETQFGAVAATVGTLIAISATLLVIFVFINMAYQVRSMDGRTAFWLALKIALVGIFATNWIQFNSFTSAVLNGIDSIAGSLVASVGGGTPGPSGTFAEEFDRLIQELGEYLNAAGSELNWMAGAMLDILGVLLLSILGGLAAFILVASRLMIALLIGMAPVMIFLTLFDVTKDYFSRWLSALISFAIYPVVVAGVFATITGVSSALITELGDPEGASNIGALIPFFMMVLMAKGFIIATPFIVRAISGNIVMPALTSGMGGAYDFARGASGSQQSQARQRYGTASISELVGLRARQAVTSGGATTPAANSPAPASPPPATGTGEKIRRMADRSDRLRK